The Malus domestica chromosome 06, GDT2T_hap1 genome has a segment encoding these proteins:
- the LOC114825376 gene encoding disease resistance protein RPM1-like has protein sequence MESAASLLIGKIAAILENEASSIAAVRDEVDELKLELISMKSFLIDAEGKEPQTEGVKTWVTSVRNLTCDAENVIDEFLYHIYDKQSATPSAKLLHRTIYFPKNLWYRHRIAKKLQKITKKIKAIPERNERYGVSTIEGTSLDSVPRWVKNKAQSSLYIMEDELIGIEDKKQTLLGLLMNGEENEMVVSVVGMGGSGKTTLVANTFNNENVKRHFDCYAWITVSQTYVIEDLFKNLIKQFHQGRKEEVTEHLNSMSYEELLEMLSTYLKSKRYLIVLDDVWDIKLWQEIRIPLLNRHHGSRIMLTTRKKDIASYSFEVESCPLEIEPLENNEAWELFSKKAFSTYDNKSCPPELESLAWKLVEKCEGLPLAVVTLGGLMSSKRSSSEWRRVYNSLNWHLTNHPMLESMSSILLLSFNNLPNRLKPCFLYCALFPEDYLIRRKRLIKLWIAEGLVEPIDGVTPEEVAEDYLMELTGRSMLQVELRNEAGRPKACKMHDLMRELALSTSKKEKFGATYVSRDIVDKAEIRRLSIQTAEGEINSCTGMSELRSFLVFGTLKKLPSGFKLLRVLDLEDAPIDRFPDELVYLFNLRYLNLKGTLIEELPESIGRLRNLQNLNIRDSKIKALPKAISKLVNLRHLTMYRYTNYHYGFMYVIGIKPASDLSNLQKLQVLQSVESEGKIIKVIRNMTQLTSLGITNVKASDEMDLCDSLQKLELLHYLFLMASDVEEFLRVNALRSPPPDLQKVYLAGKLEKVPLWFGSLYNLTRMQLYWSRLEEDLLPHIQALPNLERLELVNAYVGEKLCFSRGFIKLKRLDLRNLPLLNSIAIEKGAMPNLQVLDIWECMELKTLPEGIELLANVERLILGHVPRQLIESVKRGMDHPKVQHIPEISLYYMGHHERLSGIHSRRRIKPQKHL, from the exons ATGGAGTCAGCTGCATCACTATTGATTGGGAAAATTGCGGCCATTCTTGAGAATGAAGCATCTTCCATAGCGGCAGTCCGTGATGAAGTTGATGAGCTTAAGCTAGAGCTCATAAGCATGAAATCTTTCTTAATAGATGCTGAAGGCAAGGAACCACAAACAGAAGGAGTGAAAACGTGGGTTACAAGCGTCAGAAATTTGACCTGCGATGCGGAAAATGTCATTGATGAGTTCCTGTATCACATTTATGACAAGCAAAGTGCGACTCCATCTGCAAAATTGCTCCACAGAACCATTTACTTTCCAAAGAATCTTTGGTATAGGCATCGAATAGccaaaaaattacagaaaatcacaaaaaagaTCAAAGCCATTCCAGAGAGGAATGAGAGATATGGTGTCTCTACAATAGAAGGAACAAGTTTGGATAGTGTTCCCAGATGGGTGAAGAACAAAGCCCAGTCTTCTCTTTATATTATGGAAGATGAACTAATCGGGATTGAAGACAAGAAGCAAACGTTATTGGGATTGTTGATGAATGGAGAGGAAAATGAAATGGTTGTGTCTGTGGTCGGGATGGGAGGATCAGGCAAGACAACTCTTGTTGCCAATACCTTCAACAACGAAAATGTAAAGCGACATTTTGACTGTTATGCATGGATCACTGTTTCTCAAACTTATGTGATCGAAGACTTATTCAAAAATCTGATCAAGCAATTCCAccaaggaagaaaggaagaggtGACTGAACATTTGAATTCCATGAGTTATGAAGAATTGTTAGAGATGTTGTCGACATACTTGAAGTCTAAAAGGTACCTAATTGTATTGGATGATGTGTGGGATATTAAACTTTGGCAAGAAATAAGGATACCACTTCTTAATAGACATCATGGAAGTCGAATCATGCTTACAACTCGAAAGAAAGACATAGCTTCGTATTCTTTTGAAGTTGAAAGTTGTCCTCTTGAAATTGAACCCTTGGAAAACAATGAAGCTTGGGAGCTCTTTAGCAAGAAAGCATTCTCAACTTACGATAATAAATCGTGTCCACCAGAGCTTGAATCATTAGCATGGAAACTTGTGGAAAAGTGTGAAGGCCTACCTCTGGCAGTGGTAACTTTAGGTGGTCTAATGTCTTCCAAGAGGTCATCATCGGAATGGAGAAGAGTATACAATAGCTTAAATTGGCACTTGACTAACCATCCTATGCTAGAATCAATGAGCAGCATCTTGTTGCTTAGTTTCAACAATTTGCCCAACCGGTTGAAGCCATGTTTCCTATATTGTGCCCTTTTCCCAGAAGATTATCTCATCAGAAGAAAAAGGTTGATCAAGTTGTGGATAGCTGAAGGGCTTGTTGAACCAATTGATGGTGTCACACCAGAAGAAGTTGCAGAGGACTATCTTATGGAACTTACTGGTCGTAGCATGCTACAAGTTGAACTAAGGAATGAAGCTGGAAGACCAAAAGCATGTAAGATGCATGATCTTATGCGTGAGCTTGCTTTGTCGacatcaaaaaaagaaaagtttggtGCAACATATGTTAGCCGAGATATAGTAGATAAAGCTGAAATCCGTCGATTGTCAATTCAAACAGCTGAAGGGGAAATTAATTCTTGCACAGGTATGTCAGAGCTTCGCTCCTTTCTTGTCTTTGGCACGTTAAAGAAATTGCCTTCTGGATTCAAGTTGTTGAGAGTTCTAGATCTGGAGGATGCCCCAATTGATAGATTTCCAGATGAACTAGTGTACTTGTTCAACTTAAGATATTTAAATTTGAAGGGAACTTTAATTGAAGAGCTTCCAGAATCCATCGGACGGCTTCGCAACCTTCAAAACTTGAACATCCGTGACAGTAAGATAAAGGCACTTCCAAAAGCAATCTCCAAGTTAGTAAACCTACGCCATCTAACGATGTATCGTTACACTAATTATCATTATGGCTTTATGTATGTCATTGGGATAAAACCAGCATCCGATCTAAGTAACTTACAGAAACTGCAAGTTTTGCAATCTGTTGAATCAGAAGGAAAGATTATTAAAGTCATTAGGAATATGACCCAACTTACAAGCCTCGGTATTACAAATGTGAAAGCAAGTGACGAGATGGACCTCTGTGACTCCCTTCAAAAGTTAGAGCTCCTTCACTATTTGTTTTTGATGGCAAGTGATGTAGAGGAGTTTCTTCGAGTTAATGCACTACGTTCGCCTCCTCCAGACCTTCAAAAGGTTTATTTGGCCGGAAAACTAGAAAAGGTACCTCTTTGGTTTGGTTCACTCTATAACCTGACACGTATGCAGCTATATTGGTCTAGACTTGAAGAAGATTTGCTACCACACATTCAAGCATTGCCGAATCTTGAGAGGCTTGAGCTAGTTAATGCATATGTTGGCGAAAAATTGTGTTTCTCCAGAGGCTTCATAAAGCTTAAGCGTTTGGATTTGCGCAACCTCCCCTTATTGAATAGTATAGCTATAGAGAAAGGGGCGATGCCAAATCTCCAGGTCTTAGACATTTGGGAATGCATGGAGTTAAAGACATTGCCAGAGGGCATTGAGCTCCTTGCTAACGTAGAACGCTTGATTCTGGGTCATGTTCCAAGGCAACTTATAGAGTCCGTAAAAAGAGGCATGGATCATCCAAAGGTACAACACATTCCTGAAATCAGCCTGTATTACATGGGACACCATGAAAGATTGTCCGGTATTCACTCTCGTAGAAG AATCAAGCCTCAGAAGCACTTGTGA